The following nucleotide sequence is from Triticum dicoccoides isolate Atlit2015 ecotype Zavitan unplaced genomic scaffold, WEW_v2.0 scaffold14370, whole genome shotgun sequence.
GCAGCTTAGCAATGTCGTCTGTCTATGGTTCATAGCACTTTTATCTTCATTTTACCACTAGCATCCTGTAAAATGAAATGAGATAGGATGGTGTAGCCATTGATGATTGGTGGAGAAATTAACAGTTTTGGATCATCAGAGGTGTCTCGCAAGATAGCTTTTTAAATTTTAATCTTAATTATGCATGTGCTCCAAAATAATAATCAAACATATTTGTGCTTATGCTTATAATGACAGTAGCAAGAGTAGATTCCATTTTAGTGGAAAATAGAACAATGAGTTTTCTTTTGCATATATAAATAGATACACAAACAAAAATACTACACCCCACACAATTAGTGTTTCACGCCACCTCGTGCTCACGAGCAAGCTCTGACACGATCAGTTCATCCACGTCATCTGATTCAAACCCCGATTTCCCATCCTGTCGTGGCTAGCACCACCCACTCATCATTAGTACAGTCGAGATGGCCAAGGGGGCCGCCACACGATGAGGGCGAGCGGGGTGATTGGCGGGGGACTTCTCCTAGGTCGTCTGTCTGGAAGTACAGTGTGAAGGAGAAAATGTGCCATGACGAAAGCGAGGTGGGCTTCATCCGATTTTAAAAGAGAGGGCTCCGGCAAGAAATATCCCGCTACAATGGGAAAACAAGCGGGAAGGGGAGGGTCTGGGAGGAGAAGGGAATGGTGTGTCCTAGGGTGGATTTGTTGTGTTGGGACCGCGTGTTGAAGATAACATGACCGATAGTTCGGACAACCACATTTCTCCTCCACATATGGACTTGATTTGGGAGCCCGGACTGTTCAGACGGTTGGATTTCGGGGAGCAGGGCACTCGTTTATGTCTGAATATGTTTGCACTTATGACTTATGAGAGAGAAATGATCTTCGATCTTGGAGACGACTTTAAACATTTGTATGATTCATTTGTATGCACTGTAGTCCATAGTAATGCAAGGCGTTCTACTAGTATCTATTGGAGGAGTTGATCTTACGGCTAGCATCGAACAGGGAGTATATGAACTAATTGTTGCCGCCGAGACCAATGCCTCCAAGAGCTAGCTATTTTGCGTACACAGATGGCCGGCAAGCTGCCGCGACATGAGCTTCCAAGGTTCTCTTCCTGTTACACAATTGCAGAACTCCAGATCGACGCTGTTTACCCTGTGGATGAGACGGTGAAGATCTAGGCCCTGCAAGCTTTTTCACACGTTGCGCAGAAATTTGTTCCTCATATAGTTACTATTTGATGAATATTTTTTTATCATTATTAATAATTTTATGTTACTATTATTCATTCATTTTTTTCTAAAGCTGACATAATCTATTTTTAATATTTGAGGAGCTTTAAGTCCAGGTTATACACGTCTACACTACATTTGACAAGTCGAAGTTTGTTCTTGCAGCAATTAAGTGCCTCGGAGCTCTTCAAGATTGGTGCAAACAAATATTAAAAGAGCATAGAAGCACTGATCTGGGCTAATGTAAAAAAAACATACTTCTCTTACATTATCCGGTTAACATTGTAATATGAATTCTTGAATATATCCCAACGAAATGCGAAAAGAATGTAATGCCTCTCTCACTACCTTTGTAGTTAAGCATTTTTCATACAAAGGGCCGGTGACTGTATACGGAACAATAAAGGAAGCGTGCGCATATTATATCCTACTCTCCGATCTCTTCGCGGATGCAGTCAGCACACTTGAATTCTTTGAGATGTTTCGCTTCAGAGGCAGTTATGTTCACATATTTGCCATGGAACCACTGGTCACATATGTCACAGCATATCCAAAAGGCGTTTGCATGGCACTACAGGTTTCACAAAAGTATGTaacttcatgatcatttcctttgtCTTCAGCATGCTTCCTAGCTAGAGTCCTTGTTTGGAGCAGATAAATCTTGCATCGACTCTTGAGATGGTGGCACGTTCTCTTCAGCAGGTGTGATAGAGTCAAGCAAGTCTATAGTAAAAAAAAATGCCGGAGATTGTATTATTAGTTTGCGTGTTTGTTTTAGATTTGGGTGCTACAAATTTGTCACTTTAGTTAACAGTTTTTTGGATGAAGCACCCATTGCCATGCATATGGCTGGTGTTGGCGTGGTTCATACCATTGGCTGTAGGCTTGGAATTTCCCGGTACTTCAATCCTATCCCGACGCGTGATAAATATACAGAtctctatattttccaaaattattCAAATCTCTCTACTTTTGGTAAATTTAAAAAATTAAGCCGGCCCTCTCTATATCTTCCGTGAAAAAGATCGCATGTGCGCACACAAGTATATATGTTTATATACACTGTGCATTGCCAGTGGAAAATAGCTAGAATCCATATTCCagacaattttttttaaaatttgatcATTACTCAAATAAATAGAAAAACTAAGTCATTTATCTGATGTAGTTTAGTGAAAAAATATGTATGTAATATATGCGGCTTAAAAATTACAAATATTTCGAAATAGAATACAGTGCATGGATACTCTTCATTGCCAGGAGAAAATGAATGCCCCTCATGTACTCTTGTAATATTAATGCATGATCGAATCCTAGAAAATATATGGTCTAAAAAAGTTGAAGATTGTGTGGGCGACAAGTGTCCAATGTCTGTATTAAACATAAGACCAAACCCCATCATATTTCTTTAGGATATAAAAGGACACAAAATTATACATGCACCAAAGAATTTCGCATTTGCAATAGTATAGCCCACCAGTACACAtgcaaacttcataaaatttctatAATGTTACATCTTCTATCAATCTGGTATTATTGGGGCATGGCACACCAAGAATATATATATCACGCGCATTGGTTTCACACACTCCTCAATTGGCAAAGTCTATGCATGCAAAAAATACAACCACTAATGCACGGTGTTGTTTATAACTCGATACTCTTTTTCCTTTGTCTAATACAAAAATAAACACAGTCGTATATCTGAAAATAACCTTTTTCCCAAAGAAATAAGTTTGAAAATAACTGCTCAAACTATTGGCCTAAATTCCCCTTTGTTTCAATACAGAACTACTCTACCCCGTGCAACAGCACTGGATTTTGATGACTAATTTTTCTTCATGAAAAACGGATCTGAGATTTCATGTCCGCCGGATTTACAATTTATTTTATTAAAAATGGATCAAAAAAGTCTGGGACAGCAGGATCTAAAAACTACGGCCACAAATGCCCTTAGTTGTTTAACTCAATACATTTTTTCCTATGCCTAATAAGAAATAAACACAGGTATGAGGACAGTTGTAGTATTTGAAGAAGCCCAAGCAGTACTTCACAAAGAGCTATGAGTCCCTGTGTGTGACAGAAACGCATCCATAAATACTCTTCTCCGCTCTTTGTTGGGACTATTACTCGTTGGCATACTTCTGCGGAAGTGCTACACTACCATGTTTGGTCTGCAGTTACCAGCGGTGCGGGGGTCGGGAAAAAGCTTTGCCGGTTCATGCCGGCACCAACACGGAGACGCTTGTGGGCGCCGCCTCCCTTCTTGAAGGGCGTCAGGTTTACCCTGTCGGCACTCCTCTCTGTATACCGGCAGAAATCCGAGGATCTATCTGGGCAGCAGCGTCATTGTCCTCGtagtccttcttgaaggtgttgtttGGTACGCGGGAATTCAGAGGCATAGGAGTGTGGTGGAATTCAGAGGCATAGGAGCGTGGCGGCGGTTGCTGGAAATCATCGCTTTGGCATTTGTTTCTCCTTTTGGGTTTGATTGTCCTGTTTGCCCATCAGTGATATCACAGTTCTGTCAGGTGGTTTTTATATTAATATAGCAAGGCGAAAGCCTGTTTCGAGTCATTGTAAACTGAATTCTTAAATATATCCCAACGGAATGGGAAAAGAATGTAATGCCTCTCTCACTACCTTTCTAGTTAATCATTTTTCATACAAAGGGTGACTGCATACCCTAAAATAAAGGAATGGGGCACATATTATATCCTACTCTCCGATCACCTCCCGGATGCAGTCAGGACAGTTGTATTCTTCGATATATTTTGCTTCAGAGGCAGTTATGTTCACACATTTGCCATGGAACCACTGGTCACATCCGTCACAACCAATCCAAAAGGCATTGGCATGATACGGAGCATTACAAGATCCGCAAAAGTCAGTAACTTCGTTATCCTTTTGTTTGTCTTTAGCAGGCTTCCTAGAGTCCCTGTTTGGAGCAGACAAAACTTGCATCGAGTCTTGAGCAGGTGGCACGTTCTCTTCAGCATGTGTGATGGAGACTACGTCTGGATTGGACACATTCTCTTGAGTTGGTGCACTCGACTCCCTGTTTGCATTGTATCGCGCAAATGTTGATAGCCAAGAAAGACCGTAAGAGAGATAGAATTCATCATGGACTGTTCGCATCTCGTTTACCATATCAAATAAACGTATCCTGAAAGAGAAAGTAACCCAACATCATCAAATCAGCAATTGGCTTCGCAAGCAATATGTAACACATGACATTCTTGATGCATGGAGGAGCTATATAAGCACTAAAACACAATGATTTAAATAGAAGATGAAGATCGCCCCTAATAAGAATAGCCCATTATTTAATGCTGGGGCTCTAACAATTAGTTCCGCAGGATTACGGCTCTATTGAAGCTGTATTCTCTCTCGTGTTTGTTAAGTGCACAAAAAAACTGTTTGTCCATATAAATGTCCTAGATGTTAGATTGCACATATAAATGTCCTAAATGTTAAGTGCACAAAAAAAAACTGTTTGTGAAACGAAGTTGTAgtagtagtggtggtggtggtggtggtggtggtaggagCAGCAGCAACAGTAGTAGTAACGTACCTTTGGTAGGCGTCGAGATGAGTGGACAAGAAAAAGGTGACGCCCATGAGCCACGAGTCGGAGTGGTGGGCGACGAGTGTCAGGTAGTCAGAACGGTTCACATAATCTCGCCGGCGGTTGATGCCTCGTGTCGGCACCGGCAGGCCTGGCGGCACCATCTCCTCCGGCAGTGTCAACTCCCAACTACCGTCCGGGTACCCGTACAAGCACATTGGCTCTTTACCTGAAGCGAGAAAATGAATCACACCACTCCATCAGCCAGTGATTTGCACACCTCgccatcttatatttactaattgtaaTTGGGGGCACCATATGAGATTTACTTTAATTTAAGAAAAACTACCTCTCCAAATCATCGATTTGACAAAAAGTCATGATATTATTCAAACAGGTTTGATGTAGCTACATGTCAAACAACTCTATTGTAAAAGAAGCAGGAGATTAGATTGTTAGTTTGCATGCTTTCGACACTTTAATTAATTAAATATATTTTTATGAAGCACCCATGCCATGCATATGGCTTGGTGATGGCGAGGTTCATATCACTGGCTGCAGGCTTAGAATTTGCAGGTACTTTAATCCTATTACGAGGCGTGATAAATATTCAGATCTCTATTTTTGCCAAATTTATATAAATCTCTGTACTTTTGGCTAATTTAAAGTTAAGCCGGCCTTCTCTATGTCATCGTAAGAAAGATCGCTTGTGCGCATANNNNNNNNNNNNNNNNNNNNNNNNNNNNNNNNNNNNNNNNNNNNNNNNNNNNNNNNNNNNNNNNNNNNNNNNNNNNNNNNNNAAGTATATATGTTTATATACACTGTGCGTTGTCCGTGCAGAATAGCAAGGGTCCGTATTTCCCATTACTAAAATAAATAGAAAGCTGTATCATTTATCTGACGTATTTTAGTGAATATACATGTATATAATATGTGACTTAAAATTAAAGATAATTCAAAATAGAACCATGGATCCTCTTCATGACCAGGAGAAAATAAATGTCCTCATGTACTCTTGTAAAACACTTTTGCATGAATATTCTATGTAAATAGTAATGCATAATCGAGTCCTAGAAAAGATATGGTCTAGAAACAGTTGAAGGTTTTGAGGGCGACAAGTGTTGAGTGTCTATAATAAACTTAAGACCAAACCCCATCGTATTTCTTTAGGAGAAAAGGACAAAAAAAGTATACATCCACCAAAGAATTTCGCGTTTACAAT
It contains:
- the LOC119343859 gene encoding PHD finger protein ALFIN-LIKE 3-like is translated as MDTSRASSSSNPTPTRRRLTVPFHGRPSPTPLPAHPGEWRSRPAVSWTVENIYEDFSGRRSALVRALTSGKEPMCLYGYPDGSWELTLPEEMVPPGLPVPTRGINRRRDYVNRSDYLTLVAHHSDSWLMGVTFFLSTHLDAYQRIRLFDMVNEMRTVHDEFYLSYGLSWLSTFARYNANRESSAPTQENVSNPDVVSITHAEENVPPAQDSMQVLSAPNRDSRKPAKDKQKDNEVTDFCGSCNAPYHANAFWIGCDGCDQWFHGKCVNITASEAKYIEEYNCPDCIREVIGE